The genomic DNA catcctcctccctcatgtggtacccttccgcaGGTTCATGAAATGACCCTCAGCATGACAGccaccaccagccatactgctcgttctgtagtAGTTCCATTGTGGGCCCATgaatatcagtgttctgccatggccagtgaagagccggatctcaatcccattgagcaagtcagggacctgttggatcgaaaGGTGAGACCATTTCCCCAAAATGTCAGGAACTTTacggtgccttggtggaagagtggggtaacatctcacagcaagaactggcaaatctggtgcagtccatgaggagaagatgcactgcagtacttaatgcagctgttaCTTTtgcccccctttgttcagggacacattattcaatttctgttagtcacatgcctGTGGAACTTGTTCCGTTTATgtatcagttgttgaatcttgatatgttcatacaaatattaacacatgttaagtttgctgaaaataaacgcagttgacagtgagaggacatttctttttttgctgagtttagctagttagctacctagctaaggACAAAACAAACACTGGCCTACTGTACAGCGAGGGGCGAGTCACTGTTGACAGACAGCCAGACTGCCTTCTTTAGAGTAGACAACAGTAGTCAAGCCACTGAAAGCAACATAACTTCGCTAACGTTAGATGGCTTTGATGGTGGTAGGCAGTAAGTCATATCACTTGTTGGTTAATGTGGTTCAAACTAGCTGGCTAATGTGCCAATGATGTTTGTTAGCAAGCTGCTAAAATAGACACAAACCGACATATTTAACGTTAACTCGTTAGGTCAATATCCAACAAGCAAGTCAATTAACCAACGTTGGTTATTACTTCAGGAAAAACAACAATTTGGGTATTTGTTCTGCTTGTACTTAACAAATAATCATGACTTGATTAGTTAACGTTGTGGGCAGCTAACGTTAACTGTCGAAGCTAGCTACCGCGTTGAAATCCGACCTTAGTTAACGTTAGCTTAATATCGAAAATCCCTGCTAGCTACGACTGCAAATAGTTATGGAAAACAGCTTGATTAGATACCACTTGGCATTTATTAAGCAAACTGGTGTTGTTGATAATCAAGGTTTGCTAGTTAGAAAGGATTAACGCTAATGACGTtacagtagctaacgttagctaaaaaCCTGCCATATCATATGATAGCGTGCATTGCAGTGCAGCTTGACTGTCGTTGGTTAGCAAGTGGTTGTGTTTAAGGCAAATAAACGTACATTCTGGTCATTCACCACCGTCTCCTCCGTCGTCTTTGTCCCCTCAATTTCCTCCGACATTTCAGTGTAACCTCGATCCCTGGCAAAGTCGAGAAGTAAACACAATCTGAACTAAATCCTTGCCCTGGCTTCCTCTCCCCATACGAATCCGTCCGACCGTTAACTATCAGCCCGCACAAATATGTCTGCCCGATCTGACGTCATTCTTTAGCAGAGGCGCGCTCATCCATCTTCCTCTAAAAACTGTCGCCTGATATTTGAGCAAGACAAAAGTAGAGCCTTTTGTTGAGCATCAACTTTACTCGACTTAATTCATGCAACCGACATTCACTACAAAAAAATGTGACATCAAATTTGAAGTGGTGTTTCACAGTATATTGCATGATGGTAAATGCCGTTTTTTTGCTGTAATGATAATGGACTGCATCAGAAGACTTTGGTCATCAAGTCCAATGTCATGAAATAAGCTAAATTATACACATTCTTCCTTTGATGGACCATGATCCATAGGTTATATTGAAGGCCAGTGATTGTGGGGGAACTGCCAGAGCTGAACCAGTGACTCTGTGGTTATGGAGCATGGCCACCACCTGTGCCACGACCTCTTGGCAGTTGAAGCCTGCAGCAGTAGGCCTACACTAAGAAAGAAGGGTCAGGTTACATATATTAGTGATTTGCAGACAGAACAAAAGTGTTATTTAATTGACAAGGATTTGAATGTGGCTCCTCAGTGTGTAATCTTTGTCTTCTCCACAGGCCACTTGATCCTGTACATCTGACCCCAGGACCAACCTGCTATGACCAATGAGGACTTAAACAGTCATTTTATACCACTGTAGAAATACTGACTCATTTTCATATCATCTTTATCATATGTATAAGGACATGATATGTTTTACATCAGTCGACATGACATGGACCTCAGTTGTCCAAAACACTCAAAataaaagacacacagacacaatgcaGCTTTCAAGATTGCTTTAAGATATAGATATATTTTCAGATCTGAGTTCATGTCAAAAATACACATTATGATTTACATAGTTTTGCACTAGATCATAATGCTGAGGATGATAGATGTCACATAAGCAGTAACTGAAATATTCATTTAAATATTAAATAACTGACGGTAAACAAAGAAAATTATGTAAACACTAAAGCTACATGTTACTCTCTATTGCAACACTTTAAAGATTTGTTTTTGTAACAATACAAAAAACATTAGAATATTACTCCTTTTGATTTCCAGTCGTGGAAATACACAGTGCGCTTTTTCAATGTCGTCTTGTAATTTTCTCAGTCTCTTGATTGCTTGTTCTGGTCAGTCAGTGGTCCATGGTCGCTATTGTGTTTTTGATGTGTGTTTTAGCATGTCTTTAATACATTTTCTACATGTATAAATACGTGTTTGAGCGTCACAGAAAACAGCAGGGTTCTGTAGAGCCAGGAGTTGTTCATGGTCAGCAAAATCTCCAGGCCTTAGGTATCTGGGACGGAGCCTGTCTGGACTGTTCCACACGAGAACGCTCTGAGCCCAGCTCTCTGACAGCTCTGTGGGTGTGCGTGTATGCGTCAGTGTAGTTAGAGGAGTGTGTGCGTCAGTGTAGTTAGAGGAGTGTGTGCGTCAGTGCAgatagaggagtgtgtgtgtgtcagtgcagatagaggtgtgtgtgtgtgtgtgtgtcagcagcgCGGGGAGAAGGCTGGGTCAGCTGGGGTCTCTGTGTAGGACTTGAGTTCATAGGTCGCTCCACTGTCTACCTCCATAGACTTCCTACTGAACAGCAGTCTGATATCCCTGTGGAGGTACACTTTACCTGACCTGGAGGTCTGGAACCTGGATTGGGGGGTGTGTGAAGAAAGAGCTAGATTAGTGCCAGTACAATGTTTTCCTGTTCAGATTGGTCTTCTGTTCAGTCTTGATTAACAGGTCATTTATTTGACTGACAGGGGAGATGTGATTGACAGGTCAGCTGAGCCAGGTGTCTTTCTTACCTCAGGTGAATGAGGTAGCGCAGGATGCGTTCCTGGCCGAGGGAGAGGGCTTTCCTGCTGCtgccgggtgtgtgtgtgttgtctgggctgccgtgtttgtgtgagtgtgtgctgtCCCGTCGAACGGGGACAGAAAAGGTCCTCTGACGGAGGAAGGTCTGGTGGCCGGCAGGCATGGCTCTCAGGTCATACACCACCACAAACATCTTCACCACCGTCTTATTGGGGTTAAATAAGGtctgggagaagggggagagagagagagagggcaggagagagagagagaggagagagagagagggcaggagagagagagagaaagtgggcgggagagagagagagagggcaggagagagagagagagagagaaagtgggtgggagagagagagagggcaggagagagagagggtaggagagagcgagagagagtgggcgagagagagggcaggagagagagagagaaagtgggcgggagagaggaaaagagaaggggTTAACACACTACAGTAGTGTATTTCTGTCCCCACTTAAGGTCTCCCTCTCCTAACTCTCTGCTGGAACGGGAAATGGCCCATCTTtcctttgttctctctgtctggagttaTTATGTCAGCAACAgtgacacgcatgcacacacatttaAACAAAAGTCTTCAATGTGTATAATCCACAGAGTGAAAATCTGTCCTCACCACTTGAATGGTTCCTGATGGAGGGACACGGTAGCCCCTTTTACCCAGAGTCTCCAGGTTGATGACTCCCTGTaacaaaaacaacacacacactattaataTTGATCTGCACTGTGAGCAGTAAGTTTGTgcgtatatgtatatatataacagaaatataaaacacaacatgtaaagtgttttaccccatgttccatgagctgaaataaaatcattCAGAAATTTTCCAGACACAGaaagctaatttctctcaaatcttgtgcacaaatttgtgtacatccctgttagtgagcatttctccttttccatgataatccattcacctgacatgtgtggcatatcaagaagctgattaaaaagcatgattattacacaggtggaccttgtgctggggacaataaaaggccactctaaaaatgtgcagttttgtcacacaacacaatgccacagatgtctgactgcaggaatgtccaccagagctgttgccagagaattaaacatgcatttctctaccataagcctcctccaacgtcattttagagaatttggcagtaagtccaactggcctcacaaccacagactatgtgtatggcgttgtgtaggtgagcggtttgctgatgtcaatgttgtgaacagtgtgccccgtggtggtggggttatggtatggacaggcataagcgACAGACAACGAACAAAATTGCATATCATCGATGgcaaatttgaatgcacagaaatatcatgacgagatcctgagacttattgttgtgccattcatctgcagccatcatctcatgtttcagcatgataatgcacggccccatgtcgcaaggatctgtacacaactcatggaagctgaaaatgtcccagttcttccatggcctgcatactcaccagacatgtcacccattgagcatgtttgggaggctctggatcaacgtgtacaaaagcgtgttccagttcccgccaatatccagcaactttgcaaaccattgtagaggagtgggacaacattccacaggccacaatcaacagcctgattaactctatgtgaaggagatgtgccgcgctgcatgaggcaaatggtggtcacaccagatactgactgctttTTCACTCATGTGAAAACCATAGtgtagggcctaattcatttatttcaattgactgattaccttatatgaactgtagctcagtaaaatctttgaaattgttgcatttatatttttgttcagggtATATAAAGTGTGTGGGGGATATATATAATATGTctgtgtatgtactgtaggtgtgtctcaCCATGTATGGCGAGGGTGCGTTGTCGTCAGAGACGCTGTAGAAGGAAACGTCGACGGGGAAGGTCATGTGACTGGGGCAGAAGGTTCCGGGAAGCACCCACCTCGGCCGTGAAACCCTCCACCGACCCCAACGGCTCCAGGCGGTAGttcaacacacactcctgtaacACACACATGCTTTAGGTACAATGCATGTACACTTATGtgacgtgagtgagtgagtgagtgtgaggtaCCTCAAAGTTGCCCAGTAGACTGAGGCTGGCAGGTGGAGCACTGGCACTGAACAGCGGCTGAGGTTCTTCTGACTCCTCCACTCTCTTCACACACACTCTTCCCACAGAACACACAGTAGAGGGTTAAAAATGGGTTCACACACACATTGGCCGATTTATTCAGTTGTTGAATCATGAGAATTAGAGATGGCTTGTAGACCCTGCAACCCTCGGATGATTTGGACATGCAGAAATATGCTAATATCagtcccatgacttgaatggggttgtgccacaaatgctaaaatatTACCTATTTGGAAACAGTGCCAGAAGAAAGTTAAACccaagcatggattgctgtcatacccaGTCTAAATCAGATTTATGATTCAACATGACTAATACTGTATATTCAAACACTATCAGGCACCAAATCAGCTATTATGTATGTAGAAGCATCATCCCGGTCAAGCGGACCTCCTAATCCCTAATCCACACACGGTAACCCGGCAGCCAgatcagagcagagcagggcctCTGACTGTAGAAGCTGTAGCCAGCTGCCATTTTGAGTTCGAGCCTCAGTGTCAGGCCAGTAGCAGCAGTACTAGCAATACAGCCGCCAGAACAGCAGGTGGCAGTGTGAGgaaagaggacaggacagggctacagtacagtacaggcttGGATTGACTGAACACTGATGTCTAGTAAGAACATAATCTCACCTACCAGTCGGCTTGCTCTCTATTGAACCTCTAAGTGGTAGCAATTGAGTTTGAGTACAAGGTTATTAAGGACCTACATCTGACCTTGGATCTATGGTGTATACATGAGGAGTCTAAATCAAATCAgactttattggtcacatacacatggttagcagatgttgatgtgagtgtagcgaaatgcttgtgcttctagttccgacagtgcagtaatatctaacaagtaatcgaacaatttcaacgactaccttatacacacaaatgtgagAATGGACTAAGAATgtgtacatatacagtgccttgcgaaagtattcagccccttgaactttgcgaccttgccacatttcaggtctcaaacataaagatataaaactgtattttttgtgaagaatcgaACAACAAGTGgatacaatcatgaagtggaacgacatttattggatatttcaaacttttttaacaaatcaaaaactgaaaattgggcgtgcaaaattattcagcccttaAGTTAATATTAGAACAAAGCCACTTTTGCAAAAATGACATGAAAATCTGCttagggtatgtctctatcagttttgcacatcgagaatttttttcctattcctccttgcaaaaacagctcgagctcagtgaggttggatggagagcatttgtgaacagcagttttcagttcttccacagattctcgattggattcaggtctgactttgacttggccattctaacacctggatatgtttatttttgaaccattccattcagattttgctttatgttttggatcattgtcttgttggaagacaaatgcctcagtctcaggtcttttgcagactccatcaggttttcttccagaatggtcctgtatttggctccatccatcttcccatcaattttaaccatcttccctgtccctgctgaaaaaAGCCCAaaccatgatactgccaccaccatgtttgacagtggggatggtgtgttcagggtgatgagctgtgttgcttttacaccaaacataatgttttgcattgttgccaaaaagttcaattttggtttcatctgaccagagcaccttcttccacatgtttggtgtgtctcccaggggcttgtggcaaactttaaacgacactttttatggatatctttatgaaatggctttcttcttgccactcttccataaaggccagatttgtgcaatatacgactgattgttgtcctatggacagagtctccacctcagctgtagatctctgcagttcattcagagtgatcatgggcctcttggctgcatctctgatcagtcttttccttgtatgagctgaaagtttagaggacggccaggtcttggtagatttgcagtggtctgatactccttccattttcaatattatcgcttgcacagtgctccttaggatgtttaaagcttgggaaatctttttgtatccaaatccggctttaaacttcttcactaacaatatctcggacctgcctggtgtgttccttgttcttcatgatgctctctgcgcttttaacggacctctgagactatcacagtgcaggtgcatttatacggaagttgattacacacaggtggattgtattcatcatcattagtcatttaggtcaacattggataattcagagatcctcactgaacttctggagagagtttgctgcactgaaagtaaaggggctgaataattttgcgcGCCCAATTTTCAGTTTTGATttattaaaaaagtttgaaatatcaataaatgtcgttcacttcatgattgtgtcccacttgttgattcttcacaaacaatacagttttatatctttatgttgaagcctgaaatgtggcaaggTCGCAAGTTCAAGGGcacgaatactttcgcaaggcactgtaaatatatggatgagcgatggccgtgcagcataggcaagatacagtagataatTCAGTAaaaatacagtatacatacaagatgagtaatgtaggatatgtaaacatggtTAAAATGGTGTTATTTTAAGTGACTAatgatacctttattaaatccatttattaaagtggccagagatttgagtctgtatgttgacagcagcctctctatgttaatgatggctgtttaacagtctgatggccttgagttagaagctgtttttcagtctcaactttgatgcacctgtattgacctcgccttctggatgatagcggggtgaacaggccgggGCTCGGGTGGTTTATGTTCTtcattatctttttggccttcctgtgaaatTGGGTGCTTTAGGTGTCCTGGAGCGTaggtagtttgctcccggtgatgcgttgtgcagaccgcactaccctctgcagttgccataccaggcggtgatacagcctgactggatgctctcgattgtgcatctataaaagtttgtgaatgttttaggtgacaagccaaatttcttcaacctcctgaggttgaagaggcgctgttgcacctccttcaccatgctgtcttgTGTGGCTGGactatttcagtttgtctgtgatgtgtacgccgaggaacttaaaactttccaccttctccactactgtcccttcgatgtgggggtgctccctctgctgtttcctgaagtccacgatcatctcctttgttttgttgacattgagtgtgaggttattttcctgacaccacactccgagggctctcaccacctctctgtaggccgtctcgttgttgttggtaatcaagcctaccactgtagtgtcgtctgcaaacttgatgattgagttggagtcgtgcatggccacgcagtcatggttgaacagggagtacaggagagggctgagaatgcaccctcgtggggccccagtgttgaggatcagcggggtggagatgttgttagctaccctcaccatctgggggcggcccgtcagaaagtccaggtcccagttgcacagggcggggtcgagactaGAGGTCGACTAAGGTTGTAAGATTGGTCCCCCGagatgacaaggtgaaaatctgtcgttctgtccctgaacgaggcagttaacccaccgttcctaggccgtcattggaaataagaatgtgttcttaactgacttgcctagttaaataaaggtatatataaaaataaaaaaatgataatcggcaaatcggcgcccaaaaatacagatttccgattgttatggaaacttgaaatcggccctaattaaatcggccattacgattaatcggtcgacctctagtcgaGACCCAatgtctcgagcttaatgacgagtttggagggtactatgatgttgaatgctgagctgtagtcaatgaacagcattcttacata from Oncorhynchus nerka isolate Pitt River unplaced genomic scaffold, Oner_Uvic_2.0 unplaced_scaffold_5975, whole genome shotgun sequence includes the following:
- the LOC135566306 gene encoding atos homolog protein A-like; the encoded protein is MTFPVDVSFYSVSDDNAPSPYMGVINLETLGKRGYRVPPSGTIQVTLFNPNKTVVKMFVVVYDLRAMPAGHQTFLRQRTFSVPVRRDSTHSHKHGSPDNTHTPGSSRKALSLGQERILRYLIHLRFQTSRSGKVYLHRDIRLLFSRKSMEVDSGATYELKSYTETPADPAFSPRC